Proteins encoded within one genomic window of Haematobia irritans isolate KBUSLIRL chromosome 5, ASM5000362v1, whole genome shotgun sequence:
- the RN-tre gene encoding USP6 N-terminal-like protein isoform X2, whose protein sequence is MMTIDENQQALLNRAAEERELIFNRYSLGLDPTNQVDPWENPTYEIYHITDKYGFMHDSRLPDTRDSHEVQRTKIELERDKKWMKMIDAWNPHHEKLRKRVFKGIPDRMRWPAWKKLLNVDESMSANEKVYDRMLNLARKYSTEVRQIDSDVNRQFRDNLAFRERYSVKQVSLFNVLNAYSIYNPELGYCQGMACVAGVLLLYMQEEEAFWALNALIVNEKFAMHGLFIEGFPKLTRFLEHHDRIMLKIMPKLHKHFMKHNVDAILYSIKWFFVVFVERIPFSLSLRVWDIFLLEGDRVITAMAITILYLHKNELLRLKDMDSILEYLQVKLHKNFGYNDDFAIEALERVMKKLKEHKLDVPPPAKVNEFPTKPLGQFVEADVEKKIGRRRSEYTDTEKQVINEVILRQEQNAMEVQSTVSYETSECATVTLTVPEDNHSIRSSLAGTSMASHGSSETFSLEDNNIHLKTANALQNTPQRELLMGT, encoded by the exons ATGATGACCATCGACGAGAATCAGCAAGCGTTGTTAAATCGTGCTGCAGAAGAGCGAGAACTTATATTTAATCGCTACAGCCTGGGATTGGATCCTACCAATCAGGTGGACCCTTGGGAGAACCCCACTTACGAGATATATCATATAACAGATAA ATATGGATTTATGCATGATTCCCGTCTCCCTGATACACGGGATTCCCATGAAGTGCAGCGGACCAAAATAGAGCTGGAACGTGATAAGAAATGGATGAAAATGATAGACGCCTGGAACCCACATCATGAGAAACTGCGCAAACGAGTTTTTAAAGGAATTCCCGATCGAATGCGATGGCCCGCGTGGAAGAAATTGTTGAACGTTGATGAATCTATGAGTGCAAATGAAAAAGTTTACGATCGCATGCTAAATTTAGCCAGAAAATATTCCACAGAAGTAaggcaaatcgattcagatgttAATCGGCAATTCCGTGACAATTTAGCATTTCGTGAACGCTACAGTGTTAAGCAAGTTTCCCTATTTAACGTATTGAATGCATACAGCATTTATAATCCCGAATTGGGCTATTGCCAAGGAATGGCATGTGTAGCAGGAGTATTATTGCTTTATATGCAAGAAGAGGAAGCATTTTGGGCCCTCAATGCTCTGATTGTAAATGAGAAATTCGCCATGCATGGTCTTTTTATAGAAGGATTTCCCAAGCTTACACGCTTCCTGGAACACCATGATCGTATAATGttgaaaataatgccaaaattacATAAGCATttcatgaaacacaatgttgacGCAATACTTTACTCAATCAAATGGTTTTTTGTTGTATTCGTGGAACGG ATACCATTTAGTTTAAGCTTACGTGTCTGGGACATATTTCTTTTGGAGGGCGATCGTGTTATAACCGCAATGGCCATTACAATATTATACCTGCACAAAAATGAACTGCTCCGTCTTAAAGATATGGATTCaatactagaatatttacaaGTCAAACTTCATAAGAATTTCGGCTACAACGATGACTTTGCCATAGAGGCCTTAGAACGtgttatgaaaaaattaaaagaacataAACTAGATGTTCCTCCTCCAGCTAAAGTTAATGAATTCCCTACAAAACCTCTTGGTCAATTTGTTGAGGCGGATGTTGAAAAGAAAATTGGTCGCCGACGTTCAGAATACACAGACACGGAAAAACAAGTTATTAATGAAGTCATATTAAG aCAAGAGCAAAATGCTATGGAAGTACAATCTACCGTGTCATATGAGACATCTGAGTGTGCTACAG TAACTTTAACTGTGCCCGAGGATAATCATTCAATTAGAAGTTCGCTTGCAGGTACATCTATGGCATCTCATGGTTCCTCCGAAACATTTTCCCTAGAGGACAACAA CATCCATTTAAAAACTGCAAATGCTCTGCAAAATACACCGCAACGGGAATTGTTAATGGGTACCTGA
- the LOC142241273 gene encoding arginine-hydroxylase NDUFAF5, mitochondrial, giving the protein MNILQNISVKQLNVKNLFCIRNFDKLRNFSNQPNYQKIFDRNAKKLQKERAALSHDVELYDYLKEEVGYRLADRVFDIKREFTNAADLGCNRGFLSRHILAESVKHLTLCDISPTMLSQATGTPGLEISKREIDEEQWDFPGSSLDLVISSLSLHWVNDLPGCFSKIIHSLKEDGVFIASLFGGDTLYELRSSLQLAELERKGGIAPHISPFTQIRDVGSLLNRAGFTMLTIDTDEIVIGYPTMFELMFDLKGMAENNAAFNRPVHLNRDTMLAASAIYKEMYGNDKGVPATFQIIYFVGWKPGPNQPTPLPRGSGEVSLKDLGKMIENSTKSKKNKK; this is encoded by the exons ATGAACATATTACAAAACATTTCTGTGAAACAattaaatgttaaaaacttgttttgtataAGGAATTTCGATAAATTACGGAATTTCTCAAACCAACCTAACTACCagaaaatatttgatagaaatGCGAAGAAATTACAAAAAGAACGGGCAGCTTTAAG TCATGATGTAGAACTCTATGATTACCTAAAGGAGGAAGTAGGCTACCGCTTGGCTGACCGGGTATTCGACATCAAAAGGGAATTCACAAATGCAGCGGATTTAGGATGCAATAGGGGGTTTCTATCACGCCATATACTAGCCGAAAGTGTAAAACACTTAACCTTATGCGACATTAGCCCTACTATGCTGTCGCAGGCTACCGGTACACCAGGATTGGAAATTTCCAAAAGAGAAATTGATGAAGAACAATGGGAT TTTCCAGGAAGTTCTCTGGATTTGGTTATTTCATCCTTGAGTTTGCATTGGGTAAACGATTTGCCCGGATGTTTTAGTAAAATTATCCATAGCCTTAAAGAAGATGGAGTATTTATAGCTTCCCTGTTTGGTGGTGACACATTGTATGAGCTACGTTCGTCTCTGCAACTAGCTGAATTGGAACGTAAAGGAGGTATCGCACCTCACATATCACCATTTACACAA atACGTGATGTGGGCTCACTGCTTAATCGTGCTGGTTTCACAATGCTTACAATCGACACTGACGAAATTGTCATAGGATACCCTACCatgtttgagttgatgttcgacCTAAAAGGAATGGCAGAAAATAATGCAGCTTTCAATAGACCTGTTCATTTGAACAGAGATACCATGTTGGCAGCCAGCGCAATCTATAAAGAAATGTATGGCAATGATAAAGGGGTGCCGGCAACATTTCAAATCATATACTTTGTTGGTTGGAAGCCAGGACCAAATCAGCCCACACCTTTACCAAGAGGATCTGGCGAGGTTTCTCTAAAAGATTTGGGTAAAATGATAGAAAATAGCACCAAATCAAAGAAGAATAAGAAATAA
- the LOC142238023 gene encoding ubiquitin-protein ligase E3C: MFFSFDGEYRRKPQQSLGGSSISTDREQIIRKAAEERLKRNQIRRETNGAIVLQSYTRSFLFRQRRKRFEREQFDEFFRSHRTQIHQDENLAFLLRRLLFFYNTKETKDGERLIEICQQILKSPARILQNSTVDSMWLHRLKKLLDICIVQLTSTSQTSQALPLRMLETFTSEASIERFVENDTLIQKYLEYIFQYLIKNDYFKRLRSLLENKCPPLDGEILHSPNQFSEAVFQLLLRPLLLANNPKTVHSCSNSICLTFAKEILSLPYTDCIQYFLLPCLAEHEEFPFELIVRILQKWTKSQMPPPERMDVDAGITPTFTGASALTSSSKKTTSKASDADSLDTKGIFSTYLLNSILILDNKQLPTLHTKSLLGDYIKIIAEVSSKILQLPKSTLKHSSTQPSRHGSGNGDTSSEDDSEDEDNDYNAKHKSHSMDIDVGPGPVAITDKEKECLLQCISLLNQGMRVQAIVENIEDYLNDNEVLYGLCEICHNLMIYNKMAMFEYKLLYTLSFLPNFIRAVWFNLVAQSKQQGFNAPLTLISKGVVPKQPGSESFVPLLATFCMLFGRLLPTLHDNEFCDEKLLIEKSLQTTTQRLMPFSLSEIVQLSKTLKEVSLGLVELAFPETRSNLNQHYRFILGRSDSDDAKMKQQKQIWANLLKVVVFVLNQIYTRDLRLGFCPESHWTVTRLDLPLDRPTDLPLTRGSRTRGIRPFQPIRDFTREDFENGPPMSTKQIRSITILREIPFVVSFSKRVGILQGLMAADKMRVQGNLQAFLQGPSIMLTVRRSHLYEDAYDKLRPENEPDLRLKFRVQFVSSLGLDEAGIDGGGVFREFLSELIKTAFDPNRGFFMVTTDNKLYPNPSVSDLVPDFEKHYYFIGRIIGKAIYENLLVELPLAEFFLTKLAGKYADVDIHQLASLDPELYKNLLYLKDYDGDVSELNLDFTVASSSFGQTQVIELKPQGQSIPVTNSNRIEYLQLMADYKLNQQIRKHCIAFRKGLSNVVCVEWLYMFSNKELQILISGAEIPIDLEDLKKHCKYGGEYGPEHPSIIAFWAALESFDDLQKRQLLKFVTSCSRPPLLGFKDLDPPFFIQNAGDMERLPTASTCTNLLKLPPFKTVEQMREKLLYAIQSGVGFELS; encoded by the exons atgtttttctcttttgatggggaatatcgcaGAAAGCCACAACAGAGTCTTGGAGGTTCGAGCATAAGTACTGATAGAGAACAAATTATTCGTAAGGCTGCAGAGGAACGTCTTAAAAGAAACCAAATCAGACGGGAAACCAATGGGGCAATAGTATTGCAATCATATACACGATcttttttatttcgtcaaagaCGGAAGAGATTTGAAAGGGAGCAGTTCGATGAGTTTTTTCGTTCTCATCGCACACAAATTCATCAAGATGAGAATTTGGCCTTTCTTCTGAGACGTTTGTTGTTTTTCTATAACACAAAGGAAACAAAAGACGGTGAACGACTG ATTGAAATCTGTCaacagattttaaaaagtcctgCCCGCATATTACAAAATTCAACGGTGGACTCGATGTGGCTACATCGTCTCAAAAAACTATTGGATATTTGTATAGTTCAGCTGACATCGACGTCACAGACATCTCAAGCGTTACCCTTGAGAATGTTGGAAACATTCACATCTGAGGCTTCCATCGAACGCTTTGTTGAAAACGACACTTTGATACAGAAATACCTAGAATACATATTCCAGTATTTGATTAAGAATGACTACTTTAAAAGACTACGTTcacttttggaaaataaatgtcCGCCCTTAGATGGCGAGATTTTACATTCTCCAAATCAGTTTTCTGAAGCTGTGTTTCAACTTCTGCTCAGACCTCTGCTTCTGGCGAATAATCCAAAAACTGTACATTCTTGCAGCAACAGCATTTGCCTGACATTTGCAAAGGAAATATTGTCACTGCCCTATACGGATTGTATACAATACTTTCTTTTGCCTTGTCTTGCTGAACACGAGGAATTTCCATTTGAGTTAATAGTTAGAATATTGCAAAAGTGGACCAAATCTCAAATGCCTCCACCTGAACGAATGGATGTGGATGCCGGAATAACGCCTACGTTTACAGGGGCCTCCGCCTTAACATCTTCATCGAAAAAAACAACCTCAAAGGCTAGCGATGCCGACTCGTTGGATACAAAGGGTATATTTAGCACTTATTTGCTTAATTCGATTCTCATTTTGGACAACAAGCAATTAC CCACCCTGCACACGAAATCATTGCTTGGAGATTATATAAAAATCATTGCCGAAGTATCTTCTAAAATTCTTCAATTGCCCAAATCAACTCTAAAACATTCTAGTACGCAACCAAGTCGTCATGGGAGTGGCAATGGAGACACCTCATCCGAGGACGATAGTGAAGACGAAGATAACGATTATAATGCTAAGCATAAATCACATTCTATGGATATTGATGTAGGGCCCGGCCCGGTGGCTATAACAGACAAGGAGAAAGAATGTCTTCTGCAATGCATTTCTTTACTCAATCAAGGAATGCGTGTACAGGCCATTGTGGAGAATATCGAAGATTATTTAAACGATAATGAGGTTTTATATGGTCTCTGTGAGATATGCCATAATTTAATGATCTACAACAAAATGGCTATGTTCGAATACAA ATTATTGTATACTTTAtcgtttttgccaaatttcattagaGCTGTATGGTTTAATTTAGTGGCTCAGTCTAAACAACAGGGATTTAATGCTCCTCTGACACTAATATCAAAGGGAGTTGTTC CTAAACAACCTGGAAGTGAATCGTTTGTTCCATTACTCGCTACATTTTGTATGTTATTCGGTCGTCTATTACCCACATTACATGACAATGAATTTTGTGATGAGAAACTCTTAATAGAGAAATCTCTCCAGACTACAACTCAACGTCTTATGCCCTTTTCATTATCCGAAATAGTGCAACTTTCCAAAACTCTCAAGGAAGTCTCCTTGGGACTGGTGGAGCTAGCATTCCCAGAGACCCGATCGAATCTTAATCAACATTATCGTTTTATTTTGGGTCGATCCGATTCTGACGACGCGAAAATGAAGCAACaaaagcagatatgggcaaatctaTTGAAAGTTGTTGTATTTGTACTAAATCAGATATACACCAGAGATCTGAGACTGGGATTTTGCCCCGAATCGCATTGGACTGTTACCAGGTTAGATTTGCCCCTTGATAGACCCACCGACTTACCTTTAACTCGAGGTAGCCGCACAAGGGGCATTCGTCCCTTCCAACCGATTAGAGATTTTACACGGGAAGATTTTGAAAACGGTCCTCCCATGTCAACTAAGCAGATACGATCAATTACGATATTGCGCGAAATACCTTTTGTTGTGTCCTTTAGCAAGCGAGTTGGTATTTTGCAGGGATTAATGGCGGCCGATAAAATGAGAGTGCAAGGCAATTTACAAGCCTTTTTGCAAGGCCCTTCCATTATGCTAACAGTGAGAAGAAGTCATCTTTATGAAGACGCCTATGATAAATTGAGACCTGAAAATG AGCCAGACTTGCGTTTGAAATTCCGTGTTCAGTTTGTTTCTTCTTTGGGTTTGGATGAGGCTGGCATAGATGGTGGTGGCGTATTTCGAGAATTTCTCTCAGAATTAATAAAGACGGCATTTGACCCAAATAGAGGATTTTTCAT GGTAACAACGGACAATAAACTTTATCCCAATCCCAGTGTGAGCGATCTAGTGCCCGATTTCGAAAAACACTATTATTTCATAGGTCGGATTATTGGAAAAGCTATATACGAAAACCTCTTAGTTGAGTTGCCCTTAGCAGAATTTTTCCTTACAAAACTAGCAGGAAAATATGCTGATGTTGATATTCACCAATTAGCCTCCCTGGATCCGGAGCTATACAAAAATCTTTTGTATTTGAAAGACTACGATGGCGATGTTAGCGAATTAAATTTAGATTTCACAGTAGCAAGTAGTTCTTTTGGTCAAACTCAAGTTATAGAGCTTAAACCTCAAGGTCAAAGTATACCAGTTACGAATTCCAATCGCATAGAATACCTTCAGCTAATGGCGGACTATAAACTGAATCAACAAATTCGAAAACATTGCATAGCATTCCGTAAGGGACTATCCAATGTTGTATGTGTCGAATGGCTATATATGTTTAGCAACAAGGAACTCCAGATATTAATATCTGGTGCTGAAATCCCAATTGATTTGGAAGACCTTAAAAAACATTGTAAATACGGAGGCGAATATGGGCCTGAACATCCCTCGATCATAGCATTCTGGGCGGCATTGGAAAGCTTTGATGATTTGCAAAAAAGACAACTGCTGAAGTTTGTAACGAGTTGTTCGAGACCGCCATTACTAGGATTTAAG gatttagatccTCCTTTCTTCATAcaaaatgctggtgacatggAACGCCTACCTACAGCTAGTACTTGTACTAATCTTTTAAAATTGCCCCCGTTTAAGACGGTAGAGCAAATGCGCGAGAAGCTACTTTATGCCATTCAATCTGGCGTTGGTTTTGAATTAAGTTAG
- the RN-tre gene encoding USP6 N-terminal-like protein isoform X1: protein MMTIDENQQALLNRAAEERELIFNRYSLGLDPTNQVDPWENPTYEIYHITDKYGFMHDSRLPDTRDSHEVQRTKIELERDKKWMKMIDAWNPHHEKLRKRVFKGIPDRMRWPAWKKLLNVDESMSANEKVYDRMLNLARKYSTEVRQIDSDVNRQFRDNLAFRERYSVKQVSLFNVLNAYSIYNPELGYCQGMACVAGVLLLYMQEEEAFWALNALIVNEKFAMHGLFIEGFPKLTRFLEHHDRIMLKIMPKLHKHFMKHNVDAILYSIKWFFVVFVERIPFSLSLRVWDIFLLEGDRVITAMAITILYLHKNELLRLKDMDSILEYLQVKLHKNFGYNDDFAIEALERVMKKLKEHKLDVPPPAKVNEFPTKPLGQFVEADVEKKIGRRRSEYTDTEKQVINEVILRQEQNAMEVQSTVSYETSECATGDAYSMKTYQSITSLATSPAISSNSLYSNGFFVTTTPPPSSTTMATNRNHTNTNSSSTSAATTITTNNSDVIPIFSKRSTVEIRREIDKTVTSSDSHTEMNDPYEMPNGDQVFVFRNESKSFGVQQNDHNDINILITNYDRKNEQRNLHVEGQERDNDDDDDDLSVENTRL, encoded by the exons ATGATGACCATCGACGAGAATCAGCAAGCGTTGTTAAATCGTGCTGCAGAAGAGCGAGAACTTATATTTAATCGCTACAGCCTGGGATTGGATCCTACCAATCAGGTGGACCCTTGGGAGAACCCCACTTACGAGATATATCATATAACAGATAA ATATGGATTTATGCATGATTCCCGTCTCCCTGATACACGGGATTCCCATGAAGTGCAGCGGACCAAAATAGAGCTGGAACGTGATAAGAAATGGATGAAAATGATAGACGCCTGGAACCCACATCATGAGAAACTGCGCAAACGAGTTTTTAAAGGAATTCCCGATCGAATGCGATGGCCCGCGTGGAAGAAATTGTTGAACGTTGATGAATCTATGAGTGCAAATGAAAAAGTTTACGATCGCATGCTAAATTTAGCCAGAAAATATTCCACAGAAGTAaggcaaatcgattcagatgttAATCGGCAATTCCGTGACAATTTAGCATTTCGTGAACGCTACAGTGTTAAGCAAGTTTCCCTATTTAACGTATTGAATGCATACAGCATTTATAATCCCGAATTGGGCTATTGCCAAGGAATGGCATGTGTAGCAGGAGTATTATTGCTTTATATGCAAGAAGAGGAAGCATTTTGGGCCCTCAATGCTCTGATTGTAAATGAGAAATTCGCCATGCATGGTCTTTTTATAGAAGGATTTCCCAAGCTTACACGCTTCCTGGAACACCATGATCGTATAATGttgaaaataatgccaaaattacATAAGCATttcatgaaacacaatgttgacGCAATACTTTACTCAATCAAATGGTTTTTTGTTGTATTCGTGGAACGG ATACCATTTAGTTTAAGCTTACGTGTCTGGGACATATTTCTTTTGGAGGGCGATCGTGTTATAACCGCAATGGCCATTACAATATTATACCTGCACAAAAATGAACTGCTCCGTCTTAAAGATATGGATTCaatactagaatatttacaaGTCAAACTTCATAAGAATTTCGGCTACAACGATGACTTTGCCATAGAGGCCTTAGAACGtgttatgaaaaaattaaaagaacataAACTAGATGTTCCTCCTCCAGCTAAAGTTAATGAATTCCCTACAAAACCTCTTGGTCAATTTGTTGAGGCGGATGTTGAAAAGAAAATTGGTCGCCGACGTTCAGAATACACAGACACGGAAAAACAAGTTATTAATGAAGTCATATTAAG aCAAGAGCAAAATGCTATGGAAGTACAATCTACCGTGTCATATGAGACATCTGAGTGTGCTACAG GTGATGCATATTCAATGAAAACGTATCAAAGTATCACTAGTTTAGCAACATCACCAGCAATTAGCAGTAACTCTTTGTATAGTAATGGATTTTTTGTTACAACAACACCACCTCCTTCTTCTACAACAATGGCAACGAATCGCAatcatacgaatacgaattcatCATCCACCTCAGCAGCGACTACTATCACAACGAACAATTCCGATGTTATCCCAATCTTCAGTAAAAGATCCACAGTGGAAATTAGGAGGGAAATCGATAAAACAGTTACATCAAGTGATAGTCATACAGAAATGAATGATCCGTACGAAATGCCAAATGGAGATCAAGTATTTGTCTTTAGAAACGAATCAAAGTCATTTGGCGTGCAACAAAATGACCATAATGATATTAACATATTGATTACAAATTACGATAGAAAAAACGAGCAAAGAAATTTGCACGTTGAGGGCCAGGAAAGGGATAACGATGACGACGACGATGACCTGAGCGTAGAAAATACTCGCCTTTAA
- the RN-tre gene encoding USP6 N-terminal-like protein isoform X3 has protein sequence MMTIDENQQALLNRAAEERELIFNRYSLGLDPTNQVDPWENPTYEIYHITDKYGFMHDSRLPDTRDSHEVQRTKIELERDKKWMKMIDAWNPHHEKLRKRVFKGIPDRMRWPAWKKLLNVDESMSANEKVYDRMLNLARKYSTEVRQIDSDVNRQFRDNLAFRERYSVKQVSLFNVLNAYSIYNPELGYCQGMACVAGVLLLYMQEEEAFWALNALIVNEKFAMHGLFIEGFPKLTRFLEHHDRIMLKIMPKLHKHFMKHNVDAILYSIKWFFVVFVERIPFSLSLRVWDIFLLEGDRVITAMAITILYLHKNELLRLKDMDSILEYLQVKLHKNFGYNDDFAIEALERVMKKLKEHKLDVPPPAKVNEFPTKPLGQFVEADVEKKIGRRRSEYTDTEKQVINEVILRQEQNAMEVQSTVSYETSECATGTSMASHGSSETFSLEDNNIHLKTANALQNTPQRELLMGT, from the exons ATGATGACCATCGACGAGAATCAGCAAGCGTTGTTAAATCGTGCTGCAGAAGAGCGAGAACTTATATTTAATCGCTACAGCCTGGGATTGGATCCTACCAATCAGGTGGACCCTTGGGAGAACCCCACTTACGAGATATATCATATAACAGATAA ATATGGATTTATGCATGATTCCCGTCTCCCTGATACACGGGATTCCCATGAAGTGCAGCGGACCAAAATAGAGCTGGAACGTGATAAGAAATGGATGAAAATGATAGACGCCTGGAACCCACATCATGAGAAACTGCGCAAACGAGTTTTTAAAGGAATTCCCGATCGAATGCGATGGCCCGCGTGGAAGAAATTGTTGAACGTTGATGAATCTATGAGTGCAAATGAAAAAGTTTACGATCGCATGCTAAATTTAGCCAGAAAATATTCCACAGAAGTAaggcaaatcgattcagatgttAATCGGCAATTCCGTGACAATTTAGCATTTCGTGAACGCTACAGTGTTAAGCAAGTTTCCCTATTTAACGTATTGAATGCATACAGCATTTATAATCCCGAATTGGGCTATTGCCAAGGAATGGCATGTGTAGCAGGAGTATTATTGCTTTATATGCAAGAAGAGGAAGCATTTTGGGCCCTCAATGCTCTGATTGTAAATGAGAAATTCGCCATGCATGGTCTTTTTATAGAAGGATTTCCCAAGCTTACACGCTTCCTGGAACACCATGATCGTATAATGttgaaaataatgccaaaattacATAAGCATttcatgaaacacaatgttgacGCAATACTTTACTCAATCAAATGGTTTTTTGTTGTATTCGTGGAACGG ATACCATTTAGTTTAAGCTTACGTGTCTGGGACATATTTCTTTTGGAGGGCGATCGTGTTATAACCGCAATGGCCATTACAATATTATACCTGCACAAAAATGAACTGCTCCGTCTTAAAGATATGGATTCaatactagaatatttacaaGTCAAACTTCATAAGAATTTCGGCTACAACGATGACTTTGCCATAGAGGCCTTAGAACGtgttatgaaaaaattaaaagaacataAACTAGATGTTCCTCCTCCAGCTAAAGTTAATGAATTCCCTACAAAACCTCTTGGTCAATTTGTTGAGGCGGATGTTGAAAAGAAAATTGGTCGCCGACGTTCAGAATACACAGACACGGAAAAACAAGTTATTAATGAAGTCATATTAAG aCAAGAGCAAAATGCTATGGAAGTACAATCTACCGTGTCATATGAGACATCTGAGTGTGCTACAG GTACATCTATGGCATCTCATGGTTCCTCCGAAACATTTTCCCTAGAGGACAACAA CATCCATTTAAAAACTGCAAATGCTCTGCAAAATACACCGCAACGGGAATTGTTAATGGGTACCTGA